In Symmachiella dynata, the following are encoded in one genomic region:
- a CDS encoding NAD(P)/FAD-dependent oxidoreductase — MSPENDTDIVVIGGGPAGSAAAITAARAGLRVTLLERARFPRHRPGETLHPGIEPLLNKLGLSTTTLNNPIRYLGAQVKWGESSRFEAFGADSNGLWLGFQTPRDELDAELLRCASQAGVRVNHELAAEHVLQKDDRVTGVETERGAIWACWTIDATGGRQWLGRQLGHKLTYRSPALTARYGYVCGSVPSLDQAPTIITDANGWTWMARVAPGRYHWTRVSRRGDEPAPDWRPKPLDALDDDAPIRGEDVTWRRAERLAGAGYFLVGDAAVQLDPASSHGVLRAIMSGMMTSYLITKAISRAALECDVIEEYERWLNAWFEHDVNKLRSLYASADLSQMCSISSNSAAIDR; from the coding sequence ATGTCGCCAGAGAACGATACCGACATCGTGGTCATTGGTGGCGGGCCCGCGGGTTCGGCCGCGGCTATCACTGCCGCACGGGCCGGGCTGCGCGTCACACTCCTTGAACGCGCGCGGTTCCCGCGTCATCGTCCTGGCGAAACGCTGCATCCGGGTATCGAACCTCTGCTAAACAAACTTGGCTTATCGACCACTACGCTGAACAATCCCATTCGGTACTTGGGTGCTCAGGTGAAGTGGGGCGAAAGCTCACGTTTCGAAGCGTTCGGTGCAGACAGCAACGGTCTATGGCTTGGTTTTCAGACGCCACGCGATGAACTTGACGCGGAGTTGCTACGCTGCGCTTCACAAGCCGGAGTACGCGTTAATCACGAATTGGCCGCCGAACACGTGTTGCAAAAGGACGACAGAGTAACGGGCGTTGAGACTGAGCGTGGGGCTATCTGGGCATGCTGGACCATTGACGCGACCGGAGGGCGGCAGTGGCTCGGTCGACAACTCGGGCACAAGCTGACGTATCGATCACCCGCACTGACCGCGCGGTACGGCTACGTCTGTGGTAGCGTGCCGTCGCTGGATCAAGCCCCGACGATCATCACCGATGCAAACGGCTGGACCTGGATGGCACGCGTCGCGCCAGGCCGATACCACTGGACGCGGGTCTCGCGGCGGGGCGATGAGCCCGCACCTGATTGGCGCCCCAAACCGCTAGACGCTTTGGACGACGATGCGCCGATCCGTGGCGAAGACGTCACATGGCGGCGAGCTGAACGTTTGGCCGGGGCCGGTTACTTCCTCGTCGGTGACGCGGCAGTGCAGCTCGACCCCGCCTCATCCCACGGCGTTTTGCGTGCGATCATGTCCGGCATGATGACGTCATACCTGATCACTAAAGCCATCTCGAGAGCCGCACTTGAATGCGATGTGATTGAAGAATACGAACGCTGGCTGAATGCCTGGTTTGAACATGATGTAAATAAGCTTCGTTCGCTTTACGCATCAGCCGACCTCTCGCAAATGTGTTCCATCTCATCGAACTCCGCTGCGATCGATCGCTGA
- a CDS encoding endonuclease/exonuclease/phosphatase family protein, whose product MTRIACYNVENLFARPNAFNPMDWDAGKPIIDAYHEVNELFNKPIYSAADRRRMRDLLVRLDIYSINENNVPRRKRTPTPRWAWLRNNRGSFDSQARDATQPVKIIATGRGAWIGWVELATEPTNEKATRLTGRVIDDVNADIIAIVEAEDRPSLVRFNEEMLNIPYDHVMLVDGNDPRGIDVGIMTRAGYEIESIRSNVDLTDNVGTVFSRDCAQYEVQTPNGNTVHILVNHFKSQSGGGGAKRRRQAQAVRRIVDDLVAAGEHVIVLGDLNEGPKTGQTRAENLRSLYLQNSPLIEVFTLPNFAIGNRPGTFGTCTLPKRFDYIYISQSLRQAYNGGGIFRDGLFCSLQSQNLRWPNYPDLTQENEQASDHACVFIDLNI is encoded by the coding sequence ATGACACGCATTGCCTGCTACAACGTCGAAAACCTCTTTGCGCGTCCCAATGCGTTTAACCCGATGGATTGGGACGCAGGTAAACCGATCATCGACGCCTACCATGAAGTCAACGAGTTGTTCAATAAGCCGATTTACTCGGCCGCAGATAGACGGCGGATGCGCGACCTGTTGGTGCGGTTGGACATCTATTCGATCAATGAAAACAATGTGCCGCGTCGAAAGCGAACCCCAACACCGCGATGGGCTTGGCTACGGAACAATCGAGGCAGTTTTGACAGCCAAGCCCGAGACGCGACGCAACCGGTCAAGATCATCGCGACCGGTCGTGGGGCATGGATCGGTTGGGTCGAACTGGCCACCGAACCGACCAATGAGAAGGCAACGCGCCTGACCGGACGAGTCATCGACGATGTAAACGCCGACATTATCGCAATCGTCGAGGCGGAGGATCGACCGTCGCTGGTGCGGTTCAATGAGGAGATGTTGAACATTCCGTATGACCACGTGATGCTCGTCGATGGCAACGATCCCCGCGGCATCGACGTGGGAATCATGACCCGCGCCGGGTATGAAATCGAGTCAATCCGGTCGAACGTGGACCTGACTGATAACGTGGGCACCGTGTTCAGCCGCGACTGCGCGCAGTACGAAGTGCAAACGCCCAACGGCAACACGGTGCACATCCTCGTCAATCACTTTAAGTCGCAGTCCGGCGGAGGCGGCGCGAAGCGCCGCCGACAAGCCCAGGCGGTGCGACGAATTGTGGACGATCTTGTCGCGGCCGGCGAGCACGTCATCGTGCTGGGTGACCTGAACGAAGGACCGAAAACCGGCCAGACACGAGCGGAGAATTTGAGGTCGCTCTACCTGCAGAACAGCCCCTTGATCGAAGTGTTCACGCTGCCCAACTTTGCGATTGGCAATCGCCCCGGAACCTTCGGTACCTGCACTCTACCTAAGCGGTTCGACTACATCTATATCTCGCAAAGCCTGCGCCAAGCCTACAACGGCGGCGGTATCTTCCGCGACGGATTGTTCTGCTCCTTGCAATCGCAGAATCTTCGCTGGCCGAATTACCCGGACCTGACCCAGGAGAATGAACAGGCCTCCGATCACGCGTGTGTATTTATTGACCTGAACATCTAG
- a CDS encoding PolC-type DNA polymerase III, which produces MPFPLYETKLAELEVAVFDLETSGLMPSKHRIIQIAVVLFDQGQPTNNANNDWVQLVFPGEEHLPLEDVIVELTGIDTESLRGQPTIDTVLTEFDQLVNERVVSGHNVKRFDLPFIRRAESHTRIDVQSDFYIDTLLLAQKLHPGRPHKLADEGRHYGIDFDEEELHDALADTRLCAQVLAEQIKELADHNVQTFGDMIDWL; this is translated from the coding sequence ATGCCATTTCCGCTGTATGAAACAAAACTGGCCGAACTTGAAGTGGCGGTCTTCGACCTGGAGACATCGGGTTTGATGCCCTCGAAGCATCGGATTATTCAGATCGCCGTCGTGCTGTTTGATCAGGGCCAGCCAACCAATAACGCCAATAACGATTGGGTGCAACTCGTCTTTCCCGGCGAAGAACACCTTCCGCTTGAGGATGTAATTGTCGAACTCACGGGGATCGATACGGAATCACTCCGCGGCCAGCCAACGATCGACACGGTGCTCACAGAGTTCGACCAACTCGTTAACGAGCGGGTGGTATCGGGACACAACGTCAAGCGGTTCGATCTGCCGTTCATACGCCGTGCGGAATCACACACGCGTATCGATGTGCAGTCAGACTTCTACATCGACACTCTGCTGCTGGCACAGAAGCTTCATCCCGGTCGACCGCACAAGTTGGCGGATGAAGGTCGGCACTACGGCATCGACTTCGATGAAGAAGAACTGCACGATGCGCTGGCCGACACGCGACTTTGTGCGCAAGTGCTGGCGGAGCAGATCAAGGAACTGGCCGACCACAATGTCCAGACATTCGGCGACATGATCGACTGGCTGTAA
- a CDS encoding heme-binding protein gives MSTFEKLQAQRRTIAPAKSGDDELGPLQLLPGVWKNLPNLPGRGWNLIALPFASPDHDLNYRLLMNQYNEVLRFTTVDKAVPNRGLTDDDPRQNIDQLIVTLDYEQKIVQVAAEDFPDSGLAGLPGLAIHHEPGLFLHMSNADTDGVNIGRLATIPHGNSALGLGRFDEDVHKHDGPPRIPDEVHAFPIGVEQDINRDYLLPYKHFNENLFENLFDPMDTSRLLQKANAGANILRTTELHLDTDILAGGIVNIPFIETQADATKMESTFWIQELEEKDEDGEHKLRLQYLQIVMLDFFERPPGQGEGLIRWPHISINTMERVEKPETE, from the coding sequence ATGTCGACATTTGAAAAGCTTCAAGCTCAGCGTCGAACCATCGCGCCAGCAAAGTCCGGCGACGATGAACTCGGTCCGCTTCAGTTGTTGCCCGGCGTCTGGAAAAACCTGCCCAACCTGCCGGGACGTGGCTGGAACCTGATCGCATTGCCATTCGCTTCACCGGATCACGACCTGAACTATCGCCTTTTGATGAATCAGTACAACGAAGTGCTGCGTTTCACCACAGTCGACAAGGCTGTACCCAACCGCGGACTAACCGATGATGACCCTCGGCAGAATATCGATCAGTTGATTGTGACACTTGACTACGAACAGAAGATTGTTCAGGTCGCCGCTGAAGACTTCCCGGACAGCGGTCTAGCCGGACTTCCTGGATTGGCGATCCACCATGAACCAGGGCTTTTCCTGCACATGTCTAACGCAGACACCGACGGCGTGAACATAGGACGCCTGGCAACGATCCCTCATGGCAACAGCGCGCTTGGCCTGGGCCGCTTCGACGAAGATGTTCACAAGCACGACGGGCCGCCGCGGATTCCCGATGAAGTACATGCGTTTCCGATCGGCGTCGAGCAAGACATCAACCGAGACTATCTGCTTCCGTACAAGCACTTCAACGAGAATCTGTTCGAGAACCTGTTTGATCCGATGGACACCTCTCGTTTGCTCCAAAAGGCGAATGCGGGTGCCAATATTCTCCGCACCACCGAACTCCACCTCGATACGGACATTCTCGCTGGCGGCATCGTCAACATTCCCTTTATCGAGACTCAGGCCGATGCCACGAAGATGGAATCCACCTTCTGGATCCAGGAATTGGAAGAGAAGGACGAAGACGGAGAGCACAAACTGCGTCTTCAGTATCTCCAGATCGTCATGCTTGATTTCTTTGAGCGACCGCCCGGGCAGGGCGAAGGCCTAATCCGCTGGCCGCACATCAGCATCAACACGATGGAACGCGTGGAGAAACCGGAAACCGAGTAG
- a CDS encoding ferritin-like domain-containing protein, whose translation MEIALQLEHATIPPYLCALYSIKHGTNDAAADRILSVAKEEMLHMALVANLLLAIGGTPKMSASDFVLSYPGPLPESDGNVVVSLNCFSPKALESFLDIERPTPIDAEPQGRGYSSIGQFYASIKDELDYYCRKVQKNKFSELFIGNPDVQTPPEEYYSGGGEIVEVTDYDSARRAIKIIVDEGEGFGHTIFSGDHEQFGEEPDLAHFYKFNELLVGRRYLPTDSPDADPTGPQIAVDYSKNAVHHAEVLKDNGQTSLSPGVQEKLAEFQQTYSDLLRELELGFTSSKKVSEGQELGEKATHFREVGGLMFKVKYQMTALMHSSGGGIIPAFK comes from the coding sequence TTGGAGATCGCCTTACAACTCGAGCATGCGACGATTCCGCCGTATTTGTGCGCGCTCTATTCAATAAAACATGGAACCAACGACGCAGCAGCCGACAGAATCCTCAGCGTAGCCAAAGAAGAAATGCTGCATATGGCGCTCGTCGCCAACCTGCTGCTCGCCATTGGCGGCACGCCGAAAATGAGCGCGTCCGATTTCGTACTATCCTATCCGGGGCCCCTTCCCGAAAGCGATGGCAATGTCGTTGTCTCGCTCAATTGTTTCTCGCCGAAAGCGTTGGAATCCTTTCTCGACATCGAGCGGCCGACGCCCATCGACGCAGAACCGCAAGGCCGAGGTTACTCGTCAATCGGGCAATTCTACGCCTCCATCAAAGATGAGCTGGACTACTATTGTCGCAAAGTCCAGAAAAACAAGTTCTCCGAACTGTTCATCGGCAATCCCGATGTGCAGACGCCGCCGGAGGAGTACTACAGCGGTGGTGGTGAGATCGTTGAAGTGACTGATTACGACTCCGCGCGGCGCGCAATCAAGATCATCGTCGATGAGGGCGAAGGCTTCGGCCACACTATCTTCAGCGGCGATCACGAGCAGTTTGGCGAAGAACCGGACCTCGCACACTTCTACAAGTTCAATGAACTGCTCGTTGGTAGACGATATCTGCCCACCGATTCGCCCGACGCCGATCCCACCGGCCCACAGATCGCTGTCGATTACAGCAAAAATGCGGTGCACCATGCTGAGGTTCTTAAGGATAACGGCCAGACGAGTCTGTCGCCAGGCGTCCAGGAAAAGCTGGCCGAGTTTCAGCAGACGTATTCAGATTTGTTGCGCGAATTGGAACTCGGCTTTACCAGCTCGAAGAAGGTGAGTGAGGGACAGGAACTCGGCGAGAAGGCTACTCACTTCCGCGAGGTCGGCGGTCTGATGTTCAAAGTCAAGTATCAGATGACAGCACTGATGCATTCCAGCGGAGGAGGCATCATTCCGGCGTTCAAATAG
- a CDS encoding GMC family oxidoreductase, which yields MIQDDFYDIVIVGAGVAGSILGKQLADRGKRVLMLEAGPGTGLEQGGFQSFVERFLTQELKTPTSPYPHSDNAPIQRPFHEYYEQSGPMNYGSNYMRHAGGTTLHWMGTCLRFLPEDFRLKSLYGHGIDWPITYTDLQPYYQMAEWELGVSANAAEQQSVDRDDQLYATGYDYPMERVPPSYLDDTIRERFEGKSIDIDGRAYPLEVSSTPAARNSIPRANLTDPREAREIVGSYRPVGDPDLPDERGGRCQGNASCIPICPVQAKYSALKTLRTAIERNCGRLDVIIKAVASLIEIDPGSERVVGVRYKKYADPDQPSFTEHVARGRVYVIAAHAIETAKLLLASDAANSSELVGCNLMDHPFVLTWGLMPKPIGSYRGPGSTSGIPLFRDGAFRSESAAFRVEIGNWGVDFPNGTPHTTLMSLVDRKHFNDAFGNHPEGIRQAEHAGDLFGKALRQEMQDVCSRQFRLGFELEQLPDPKNCVTIQSRYKDAIGNYRPVISYRLDDYCKKGIVNARKASDEIFAKLGVTDETDYDRPSGIAAGRFKVDGQWYEYHGAGHAVGTHRMGNSPRDSVVDADQRTWDHPNLFLVGGGNFCTIGTANPTLTIAALAFKAADAITKELA from the coding sequence ATGATCCAGGACGATTTCTACGACATCGTGATCGTCGGCGCAGGCGTGGCCGGCTCGATCCTCGGCAAGCAGTTGGCTGACCGTGGCAAGCGCGTGTTGATGCTCGAAGCTGGTCCAGGCACAGGGTTGGAGCAGGGCGGGTTTCAGAGCTTTGTCGAGCGGTTTCTTACTCAGGAACTCAAGACGCCAACTTCGCCTTATCCGCACAGCGATAACGCACCGATTCAGCGACCTTTCCATGAGTATTACGAGCAGAGCGGGCCGATGAACTACGGCAGCAACTACATGCGCCACGCCGGCGGCACGACGCTGCACTGGATGGGAACCTGCCTGCGCTTCTTGCCGGAGGACTTTCGACTCAAGTCGCTCTACGGCCACGGCATCGACTGGCCGATTACCTACACCGACCTACAGCCGTACTACCAGATGGCCGAGTGGGAACTGGGTGTCTCGGCAAATGCAGCGGAGCAGCAGAGTGTCGATCGTGACGATCAGCTTTACGCCACCGGCTACGACTACCCGATGGAGCGCGTGCCACCTAGCTATCTGGACGACACCATCCGAGAGCGTTTTGAGGGAAAGTCGATTGACATTGATGGTCGTGCCTATCCACTAGAGGTTTCCAGCACGCCGGCGGCGCGCAACTCAATCCCGCGCGCAAACCTGACCGACCCGCGTGAAGCCCGCGAGATCGTCGGGTCGTATCGCCCGGTCGGCGACCCGGACCTGCCGGACGAGCGCGGTGGGCGATGCCAGGGCAACGCAAGCTGCATCCCGATCTGCCCGGTACAGGCGAAGTATTCAGCCCTCAAGACACTCCGCACCGCGATTGAGCGAAACTGTGGTCGGCTCGACGTGATCATCAAAGCCGTCGCCTCGTTGATCGAGATCGATCCCGGATCCGAGCGCGTCGTGGGGGTGCGCTACAAGAAGTACGCAGATCCCGATCAGCCCAGCTTTACCGAGCACGTCGCGCGGGGCCGAGTCTATGTGATTGCGGCGCACGCGATAGAGACAGCCAAACTGTTGCTTGCGTCGGACGCCGCCAACTCGAGCGAATTGGTTGGCTGCAACCTGATGGATCACCCGTTTGTGTTGACCTGGGGTCTAATGCCCAAGCCGATCGGCAGCTACCGCGGGCCGGGTTCAACATCGGGCATCCCGCTGTTCCGAGATGGCGCATTCCGCAGTGAATCCGCCGCGTTTCGCGTCGAGATCGGCAATTGGGGCGTCGATTTTCCCAATGGCACACCACATACAACACTGATGTCGCTGGTCGATCGCAAGCACTTCAATGATGCATTTGGGAATCACCCCGAAGGGATTCGCCAAGCCGAACATGCCGGTGACTTGTTCGGCAAGGCATTGCGGCAAGAGATGCAAGATGTCTGTTCGCGGCAGTTCCGTCTGGGCTTTGAGCTTGAGCAATTGCCCGACCCGAAGAACTGTGTGACGATCCAATCGCGCTATAAAGACGCGATCGGTAACTACCGGCCGGTCATCTCATACCGTCTTGATGACTATTGCAAGAAGGGCATCGTCAATGCCAGGAAGGCTTCGGACGAGATCTTCGCGAAACTCGGCGTGACGGATGAAACCGACTACGACCGGCCCAGCGGCATCGCAGCGGGGCGGTTCAAGGTCGATGGCCAGTGGTACGAATACCACGGTGCGGGGCACGCCGTAGGCACACATCGCATGGGCAATTCGCCGCGCGACTCGGTGGTCGATGCCGACCAGCGCACGTGGGATCATCCCAACTTGTTCCTGGTTGGCGGGGGCAACTTTTGCACAATCGGCACGGCCAACCCGACGCTGACCATCGCCGCGCTCGCGTTCAAGGCTGCCGATGCGATCACAAAAGAATTGGCCTAA
- a CDS encoding FAD-binding oxidoreductase — translation MHQVNKIVRDLSQLIRGNVVDAGEVEYQSAVMIDNGRVRHNPTVVVVPVDHDDVAVTVKYVADYNHSSACRLRLTARCGGHGASGYCLNTGGIVVDMRRLNNKAFDRKSGRLTLGMGNIWRDVYDYLEFVAPTMLPVGGGCPGVGIAGFLLGAGFSFVSRSYGLGSDNMKSLTVVKADGTIETLDKDNNPDLFWAMRGAGGGNYALAVETELEAQPTKAEDMMVGQIIYQFDHMADVLAYYNEWIEEKNFPREMAVYGYFGHQPNPRNPSSSHKVLTLRLTTIFNGNFEDGMDCLMPLLRQLPRPALVDFRRMTLPEWEDFIGAGTQVEGRSAYIRSVISEPKSMTPDVAHVFKKHMIRAPSEDSFVVWTHLGGAEEEDFSEDDGCFAFRHARYVPEVKAIWDSSKPDEMRRNVEWAYEFYEELADASGAIGAYMNYIDPLLVDWQQKYYGKYYDRLVKIKMKEDPNGFFDFQQGIGSDFNPSPPKPGGSLDLSPLKRTFA, via the coding sequence ATGCACCAAGTTAACAAGATCGTTCGTGACCTTTCGCAATTGATCCGCGGCAATGTCGTGGATGCAGGTGAGGTAGAATACCAGTCCGCCGTCATGATCGACAACGGTCGGGTGCGACACAACCCGACGGTGGTGGTCGTGCCGGTCGATCACGATGATGTGGCGGTAACGGTGAAGTACGTCGCCGACTACAACCACTCGTCCGCGTGTCGGCTTCGCCTGACCGCACGTTGCGGCGGTCACGGCGCCTCAGGTTACTGCTTGAACACTGGCGGGATCGTCGTCGACATGCGCCGGCTCAACAACAAGGCGTTTGACCGCAAGTCGGGCCGACTAACCCTTGGAATGGGCAACATCTGGCGCGACGTTTACGACTATCTCGAGTTTGTCGCTCCAACGATGCTTCCGGTCGGCGGTGGCTGCCCGGGCGTGGGTATTGCCGGCTTTCTGCTGGGCGCGGGGTTTAGCTTCGTCTCACGCTCATACGGACTGGGGTCGGACAACATGAAGTCGCTGACCGTCGTCAAAGCCGACGGGACGATCGAGACGCTCGACAAGGACAACAACCCCGACCTGTTCTGGGCGATGCGCGGTGCCGGCGGCGGCAATTATGCACTCGCGGTCGAGACCGAGCTGGAAGCCCAACCGACCAAAGCGGAAGATATGATGGTCGGACAGATCATCTACCAGTTTGACCACATGGCGGACGTGCTTGCGTATTACAATGAGTGGATCGAAGAGAAGAACTTCCCACGCGAAATGGCGGTGTATGGTTACTTCGGCCATCAGCCCAATCCCCGGAACCCAAGCAGCAGCCACAAGGTGCTCACGCTTCGGCTGACGACGATTTTTAATGGCAACTTTGAAGACGGCATGGATTGCCTGATGCCGCTCTTGAGGCAGTTGCCACGGCCAGCTCTGGTGGATTTCCGTCGCATGACCCTGCCGGAGTGGGAAGACTTCATCGGTGCCGGTACCCAGGTCGAGGGACGCAGCGCGTATATCCGCTCGGTCATTTCCGAACCCAAGAGCATGACCCCAGATGTCGCCCATGTGTTCAAGAAACACATGATCCGCGCCCCGTCGGAAGACAGCTTTGTTGTCTGGACGCACCTGGGCGGCGCGGAAGAAGAAGACTTCAGTGAGGACGACGGTTGCTTTGCATTCCGCCACGCGCGATATGTGCCGGAGGTCAAAGCGATCTGGGATTCATCCAAGCCTGATGAGATGCGACGCAATGTTGAGTGGGCGTATGAGTTCTACGAAGAACTCGCTGACGCCTCGGGCGCGATCGGTGCGTATATGAACTACATCGACCCGCTGCTGGTCGACTGGCAGCAGAAGTACTACGGAAAGTATTACGACCGACTCGTTAAGATCAAAATGAAAGAAGACCCTAACGGATTCTTTGATTTTCAGCAGGGCATTGGATCGGATTTCAATCCATCGCCTCCAAAGCCAGGCGGTTCGCTCGATTTGAGTCCGCTGAAACGAACCTTCGCGTAA
- a CDS encoding Dabb family protein: MAKKNPNACAYAHIVFFSLPDRSPSVRQRFIDMCVKYLANHPGQVHFSVADRDVEMTRPVSDRDFDIAMHMIFKDKASYDQYAEDGRHEEFITVAGSISNHRRVFDSYIDIAVDSD; the protein is encoded by the coding sequence ATGGCTAAGAAAAACCCAAACGCGTGCGCATACGCCCATATCGTGTTCTTTTCGTTACCCGATCGATCGCCTTCGGTGCGGCAGCGGTTCATTGATATGTGCGTGAAATACCTGGCAAACCATCCGGGGCAGGTTCATTTCTCGGTTGCGGATCGTGATGTGGAGATGACGCGTCCGGTCAGCGATCGCGATTTCGACATCGCGATGCACATGATCTTTAAGGACAAAGCATCGTACGATCAGTACGCCGAGGATGGGCGTCACGAGGAGTTCATCACCGTTGCCGGCAGCATTTCAAATCACCGGCGCGTGTTCGATTCATACATCGACATCGCGGTAGACAGCGATTGA
- a CDS encoding transposase, protein MNVLLEVASLPMRLSTKFLQPYSHPKSPHKFTQSQLLTILILKAYLKTTYRGIIEILGASDQLRERIELMRLPHYSTLKYFADRSHVLEIIDQMLAEIVREFAPDAEEASLDSSGLETSSMSAHYQSPSGQSRKKYVKLSICVLAGSMLSAGLVVSWGPYNDKWEARPLLAKTHHVTQPVRLFADKGYDAEWVHEFCRDDWNVESWIPPAVHRQDGGVNGRYRSQMTKRRLKKNGYGRRWIVESFFSGLQRTMGSALNARTDQSLFVEAGLKVLAYALRR, encoded by the coding sequence ATGAACGTGCTGTTGGAAGTCGCCTCGCTACCGATGCGGCTGTCTACGAAGTTCTTACAACCCTATTCGCACCCCAAAAGCCCGCACAAATTCACGCAGTCGCAACTGCTGACGATCCTGATTCTTAAAGCCTATTTGAAGACGACCTATCGCGGCATCATCGAAATCCTCGGCGCATCCGACCAACTGAGAGAACGGATCGAGCTCATGCGCTTGCCGCATTATTCCACGCTGAAGTACTTTGCCGATCGGTCACACGTGCTGGAGATCATTGATCAAATGCTGGCGGAAATCGTGCGAGAATTTGCTCCCGATGCGGAGGAAGCCTCACTCGATTCCAGCGGTTTGGAAACCTCCTCAATGAGTGCTCATTATCAATCACCCAGTGGTCAGTCTCGGAAAAAGTATGTCAAACTCTCAATTTGCGTGTTGGCCGGATCGATGTTGTCGGCCGGTCTGGTCGTGAGTTGGGGGCCGTACAACGACAAATGGGAAGCCCGGCCACTCTTGGCCAAAACGCATCACGTGACGCAGCCGGTACGGCTGTTTGCCGACAAGGGCTACGATGCGGAATGGGTCCATGAATTCTGCCGCGACGACTGGAACGTGGAAAGTTGGATCCCTCCGGCCGTGCATCGCCAAGACGGCGGCGTGAATGGCCGCTATCGCTCGCAGATGACGAAGCGGCGATTGAAGAAAAACGGTTACGGTCGGCGTTGGATCGTGGAATCATTTTTCAGCGGATTGCAGCGGACGATGGGGTCGGCACTCAACGCAAGGACTGACCAAAGCCTGTTTGTGGAAGCCGGCCTAAAAGTCTTGGCGTACGCCCTGCGGCGTTAG
- a CDS encoding endonuclease/exonuclease/phosphatase family protein, with the protein MARLLKFASWNVEQFKNSQGRAARIANFLNGTAHAPDLFAIFEVTGDKVFDDFISLISSHNFYVTEGLQFQETLIGVRKGLTAFVTQRHAFKSKTPTLRPGTLVTMILGGESYSFLFLHVKSLTDPRGWGLRTDMMEHAINLKKALDKRVANGDANFVVAGDLNTMGLNVRDGDNDLDGDEEIRRLKRRFSRVNMSFSVKDEPHTWWSGGRLGPSNLDHVIASDHLDIRAKNGATINVLGWPQETTVAKKRKWLDDFSDHALLYGELHD; encoded by the coding sequence ATGGCACGCTTGTTGAAGTTTGCATCGTGGAACGTCGAACAGTTCAAGAATAGCCAGGGACGCGCGGCTAGGATCGCCAATTTCCTAAACGGTACGGCTCACGCCCCGGATCTATTTGCAATCTTCGAGGTTACGGGCGATAAGGTCTTTGATGACTTCATTAGCCTTATCTCCAGTCACAATTTCTACGTAACGGAGGGTCTGCAGTTTCAAGAAACTCTGATTGGTGTACGCAAAGGGCTCACGGCTTTTGTCACTCAGCGCCATGCCTTCAAATCAAAGACACCAACGCTCAGGCCCGGAACTCTTGTAACCATGATTCTTGGCGGAGAGAGCTACTCCTTTCTCTTCCTTCATGTAAAGAGCCTGACGGATCCGCGGGGATGGGGGCTTCGCACAGATATGATGGAACACGCGATCAACCTGAAAAAAGCGCTCGACAAGCGTGTTGCAAATGGCGATGCCAACTTCGTTGTCGCCGGTGATCTCAATACCATGGGGCTAAATGTCCGAGACGGTGACAACGACCTTGATGGCGATGAGGAGATCCGGCGTCTCAAGCGGCGCTTTTCGCGTGTTAATATGTCGTTCTCAGTCAAGGATGAACCGCACACATGGTGGAGTGGTGGAAGACTCGGCCCTAGCAACCTCGACCATGTAATTGCCTCTGATCATTTGGACATTCGAGCTAAGAATGGAGCAACAATCAACGTGCTCGGCTGGCCCCAAGAAACAACTGTTGCCAAAAAGCGCAAGTGGCTAGACGACTTTTCCGATCATGCACTGCTTTACGGCGAACTTCACGATTGA